A part of Streptomyces sp. NBC_01210 genomic DNA contains:
- a CDS encoding serine hydrolase: MTHGGGTVAGESPDKSEQRKSSGETTSGEHDPRLAVFRQASPGAAAPGVDQPTAVFKMPPEPSVPAGRERGTESGSAENDARLRAAVAAWVASADDEGASADAEAPSEAAEAAVPAPGPGDASEGLSGEQADSGAAAEREPAAADEAESPAEGEGQGEAAVAGSSGQDDEAGSGASAEPEPAGAEGSASEADGDAADADAEADADAEVEARDEDTSVSESEPADEAAASVPSGQGDGETSDDEPGSSTSTEPDPEPEPEPEPGDAEGSASDAAKSASQAAPSDEAAASAPSGQDDAETSDDETGSDATAEPEPAGSEDSGSEGSGSEAAKSAAVPAPAGEVEVPSGTDTGTGGAAEPAPAKGAASAEAKGATPADQAAGQASPAAPKRTVDQPTAVFKTPRRPAVDQPTTALKVPPSARSKPKPKPKPEAEADVPRSSTFVPLRADDVRDPAAAKPQAAAPVATNPAATTPAAPAALTEAERTRQQPMPPLPPLDLLAELTNTPPPPQTPVRTVVRRVKIWTPLVLLLLIVFAVVQAVRPLPEPSLALSAEPTFTFKGGPLSLPFPDEGQGAVEVEGVGSIGTYGAQKPAPLASVAKTMTAYVILRDHPLKGEEVGPKITVDQQAADESNNQDESRANFSKGQQFTEKQMLQLLMIPSSNNAARLLARWDAKTEAEFVKKMNDAAKDLGMTNSTYTDPSGLKATTVSTPQDQLKLAKAVMQNDVFRGIVDTTLTTIPGIDGTIRNNNDKALLVEGVGGIKTGSSTPAGGNLLWSANVEVDGKVRRIVGVAMGAQKATILDDKLNLAIDYSIAMIKAAQKGVTSATVVKKGDVVGYVDNGLGGRTAVVATKDLKAVGWGGLKVQIAISDSGKALPHSAKAGDVVGQVSVGSGTGKVTAPVALQQDLVEPGLGDKLTRLG, encoded by the coding sequence ATGACTCATGGAGGAGGCACGGTGGCGGGCGAGTCCCCCGACAAGTCGGAGCAGCGGAAGTCGTCGGGGGAGACGACTTCGGGTGAACACGACCCGCGGCTTGCCGTGTTCCGCCAGGCGTCCCCGGGGGCTGCCGCTCCCGGAGTGGACCAGCCGACGGCGGTCTTCAAGATGCCGCCCGAGCCGTCTGTGCCGGCGGGCAGGGAGCGGGGCACGGAGTCGGGCTCGGCGGAGAACGACGCGAGGCTGCGGGCCGCGGTGGCGGCCTGGGTGGCGAGCGCGGACGACGAGGGCGCGTCGGCGGACGCGGAGGCGCCCTCTGAGGCCGCGGAGGCGGCGGTTCCGGCTCCGGGGCCGGGCGATGCGTCCGAGGGGCTCTCGGGCGAGCAGGCGGATTCCGGCGCGGCTGCGGAGCGGGAGCCCGCGGCCGCGGACGAGGCCGAGTCTCCGGCGGAGGGCGAGGGCCAGGGCGAGGCTGCCGTCGCGGGTTCGTCGGGTCAGGACGACGAGGCGGGTTCGGGCGCGTCCGCCGAGCCGGAGCCTGCGGGCGCCGAAGGCTCGGCCTCCGAGGCCGACGGTGACGCCGCCGATGCGGATGCCGAAGCGGATGCCGATGCGGAGGTGGAGGCGCGGGACGAGGACACGTCCGTGTCTGAGTCCGAGCCTGCTGACGAGGCTGCGGCCTCGGTGCCGTCGGGTCAGGGCGACGGGGAGACCTCGGACGACGAACCGGGTTCGAGCACGTCCACGGAGCCGGATCCGGAGCCGGAGCCAGAGCCAGAGCCCGGAGACGCCGAAGGCTCGGCCTCCGACGCTGCGAAGTCTGCATCGCAGGCCGCACCGTCCGACGAGGCTGCCGCTTCGGCGCCGTCGGGTCAGGACGACGCGGAGACCTCCGACGACGAGACCGGTTCGGACGCGACGGCCGAGCCGGAGCCCGCGGGCTCCGAAGACTCGGGCTCCGAAGGCTCGGGCTCCGAGGCCGCGAAGTCGGCGGCCGTGCCCGCGCCTGCCGGCGAAGTCGAGGTCCCGTCAGGCACGGACACCGGTACCGGCGGCGCTGCCGAGCCGGCACCCGCCAAGGGCGCCGCATCTGCGGAAGCAAAGGGCGCCACGCCCGCGGACCAGGCCGCCGGCCAGGCCTCCCCCGCTGCCCCCAAGCGCACGGTCGATCAGCCCACCGCCGTGTTCAAGACGCCTCGGCGGCCCGCCGTCGATCAGCCCACCACCGCGCTCAAGGTGCCCCCGTCGGCCAGGTCCAAGCCCAAGCCCAAGCCCAAGCCCGAGGCCGAGGCCGATGTCCCGCGCTCCAGTACGTTCGTACCCCTGCGGGCCGACGACGTACGGGATCCCGCCGCGGCCAAGCCCCAGGCAGCCGCCCCCGTCGCAACCAACCCCGCCGCAACCACCCCGGCCGCACCCGCCGCGCTCACCGAGGCCGAGCGGACCAGGCAGCAGCCCATGCCCCCGCTGCCGCCGCTCGATCTGCTCGCCGAGCTGACGAACACCCCGCCCCCGCCGCAGACCCCGGTCCGTACCGTCGTGCGGCGGGTCAAGATCTGGACGCCGCTGGTTCTGCTGCTCCTGATCGTCTTTGCGGTCGTACAGGCCGTACGCCCGCTCCCGGAGCCGTCACTCGCGCTCTCCGCGGAGCCCACGTTCACCTTCAAGGGCGGCCCGCTCAGCCTGCCGTTCCCGGACGAGGGGCAGGGCGCCGTCGAGGTCGAGGGCGTCGGCAGCATCGGCACATACGGCGCCCAGAAGCCCGCACCGCTCGCGAGCGTTGCGAAGACGATGACGGCGTACGTGATCCTCCGGGACCACCCGCTCAAGGGCGAAGAGGTCGGTCCGAAGATCACCGTCGACCAGCAGGCGGCGGACGAGTCGAACAACCAGGACGAGTCGCGGGCGAACTTCTCGAAGGGACAGCAGTTCACCGAGAAGCAGATGCTGCAGTTGCTGATGATTCCCTCCAGCAACAACGCCGCGCGCCTGCTCGCCCGCTGGGACGCAAAGACCGAGGCCGAGTTCGTCAAGAAGATGAACGACGCGGCCAAGGACCTCGGCATGACCAACTCGACCTACACGGACCCGAGCGGCCTGAAGGCCACCACCGTGTCCACCCCGCAGGACCAGCTCAAGCTCGCCAAGGCGGTCATGCAGAACGACGTGTTCCGGGGGATCGTGGACACGACGCTGACCACGATCCCCGGCATCGACGGGACGATCCGCAACAACAACGACAAGGCCCTGCTGGTGGAGGGAGTGGGCGGCATCAAGACCGGCTCCTCCACCCCGGCGGGCGGCAATCTGCTCTGGTCCGCCAACGTCGAGGTCGACGGCAAGGTACGCCGCATCGTCGGTGTCGCCATGGGCGCCCAGAAGGCCACCATTCTCGACGACAAGCTGAACCTGGCGATCGACTACAGCATCGCCATGATCAAGGCCGCCCAGAAGGGCGTCACCTCCGCGACGGTCGTCAAGAAGGGCGATGTCGTCGGTTACGTCGACAACGGCCTCGGCGGCCGGACGGCCGTCGTCGCCACCAAGGACCTCAAGGCGGTCGGCTGGGGCGGCCTCAAGGTCCAGATCGCGATCAGCGACAGCGGCAAGGCGCTCCCGCACTCCGCGAAGGCGGGCGACGTCGTCGGCCAGGTCTCCGTCGGCTCCGGCACGGGCAAGGTCACCGCACCGGTCGCGCTCCAGCAGGACCTGGTGGAGCCTGGATTGGGCGACAAGCTGACCCGCCTCGGCTAG
- a CDS encoding GOLPH3/VPS74 family protein, whose amino-acid sequence MGRSRRTLPEELLLLALDPTTGTTAQPQSLDLGLAGAQLVELALAGRIAPDGDRIAVVMPRPTGDPTLDSALELLRRRGSPVRAVHWIGGPRLGLRQIYLSHLERCGMVHAVAGQMCGVLPTTRYQATDTAISRDIRARLDSAIRTGVPPDPRTAALAALAHAVGLGKHLYPGNEGRSSRSRLRDLIRHDPMGGLVAHAVMDVQNGAAAQPRRNPAAPGGSRQPAAVSMQPRHGSMDRVAAH is encoded by the coding sequence ATGGGCAGGAGCCGCAGAACACTTCCGGAAGAGCTTCTACTGCTCGCTCTGGACCCGACCACGGGTACCACAGCGCAGCCGCAGTCGCTCGACCTCGGCCTGGCCGGAGCCCAGCTAGTAGAGCTGGCTCTGGCAGGACGGATAGCCCCGGACGGGGATCGTATCGCCGTGGTGATGCCACGGCCGACCGGAGATCCGACTCTGGACTCCGCACTGGAGTTGCTGCGCCGACGCGGCAGTCCGGTACGGGCGGTCCATTGGATTGGCGGGCCCCGACTGGGGCTGCGCCAGATTTACCTCTCGCATCTGGAGCGGTGCGGCATGGTGCATGCCGTGGCGGGCCAGATGTGCGGAGTGCTGCCGACAACTCGCTACCAAGCGACGGACACGGCGATCAGCCGGGACATCAGGGCCCGGCTGGACAGTGCGATCCGCACCGGTGTACCGCCGGACCCGCGGACCGCGGCGCTCGCTGCGCTGGCCCACGCGGTCGGACTCGGCAAGCACTTGTACCCCGGGAACGAAGGGCGTTCCTCGAGGTCCCGTCTGCGGGATCTCATCAGGCACGACCCCATGGGCGGACTCGTGGCGCACGCCGTGATGGACGTCCAGAACGGTGCGGCCGCTCAGCCCCGCCGCAATCCCGCCGCCCCGGGCGGCAGTCGCCAGCCGGCGGCCGTATCGATGCAACCGCGCCACGGGAGCATGGACCGCGTCGCCGCGCACTAA
- a CDS encoding ADP-ribosylglycohydrolase family protein yields MSAAATAVWGRAEQQDFRARVRGALLGGAIGDALGAGVSALTIEEIREAHGPEAVSDFVPAHGCRGAVTSATQLTLFTVDGLIRAQVRRDTGAWHPPTDVHRAHLRWAATQRDWGPDERRKDNGWLAREEWLYTRREPAAACLTGLGDENMGTLEAPKNPSARDAGALVRSAPFGLLVGWEPQLVCQLAVECAAQTHGHPTAYLSAGALAVIVHGLARGETLDGSVQRALAQLAARPGHQPVTDGLKHALGAVRQGIPSPARIASIGDGHNAEDALAIAVYCALVGEDIRHGLRLAVNHDGPSETTGALTGSLLGALHGETALPPAWLSELEGRATILELADDFAMEMTQGPALHGPTVTAPGWLARYPRT; encoded by the coding sequence GTGAGCGCAGCAGCCACGGCCGTCTGGGGCCGTGCCGAGCAGCAGGACTTCCGTGCGCGGGTGCGCGGGGCCCTGCTCGGCGGCGCCATCGGCGACGCGCTCGGCGCGGGAGTCTCCGCGCTCACCATCGAGGAGATACGCGAGGCTCACGGCCCGGAGGCCGTCAGCGACTTCGTGCCGGCCCACGGCTGCCGCGGCGCCGTCACCTCCGCGACCCAGCTGACCCTCTTCACCGTCGACGGGCTGATACGCGCCCAGGTGCGCCGTGACACCGGCGCCTGGCACCCGCCCACCGATGTGCACCGCGCACATCTGAGATGGGCGGCCACCCAGCGCGACTGGGGCCCGGACGAGCGCCGCAAGGACAATGGCTGGCTCGCCCGCGAGGAGTGGCTCTACACCCGCCGCGAACCCGCGGCGGCCTGTCTCACCGGGCTCGGCGACGAGAACATGGGCACGCTCGAAGCACCCAAGAACCCCTCCGCGCGCGACGCCGGCGCACTGGTGCGCTCCGCGCCGTTCGGGCTGCTCGTCGGCTGGGAGCCGCAGTTGGTGTGTCAGCTCGCCGTGGAGTGCGCGGCCCAGACCCACGGCCATCCGACCGCGTATCTCTCCGCCGGCGCGCTCGCCGTCATCGTGCACGGTCTGGCCCGCGGCGAGACCCTCGACGGCTCCGTGCAGCGCGCCCTGGCCCAGCTGGCCGCGCGCCCCGGCCACCAGCCCGTCACGGACGGCCTCAAGCACGCGCTCGGCGCCGTACGCCAGGGCATACCGAGCCCCGCCAGGATCGCCTCCATCGGCGACGGCCACAACGCCGAGGACGCCCTCGCCATCGCCGTCTACTGCGCTCTTGTCGGCGAGGACATCCGGCACGGCCTGCGCCTGGCCGTGAACCACGACGGCCCTTCGGAGACCACCGGCGCGCTGACCGGCTCACTGCTCGGAGCGCTGCACGGCGAGACCGCACTGCCGCCCGCCTGGCTCTCCGAACTGGAGGGCCGCGCCACCATCCTGGAGCTCGCCGACGACTTCGCGATGGAGATGACGCAGGGCCCGGCCCTGCACGGCCCCACGGTGACCGCACCCGGCTGGCTGGCCCGCTACCCGCGAACCTGA
- a CDS encoding adhesin: MAGARGRTPSGAREARDTPAGRVSLLSRTGKILLVGGVVLMALTMVVTAVSLYGGDSERAGADASGGDSDSGFDFDRGDFGGAPQRIEPTALPGAPSESPTGSPSPSPGGSQGEKKPKPPQNVHRPSYSAWAGPGCTGGGSYQERGRFSDGDDGWYTVYTGGHKGDGCDGSFSAVPMSGSPTKDSGGTATWSWYVGSGYATCSVSVAIPESERDRDVAGDPTTYTVLAYPADQDSAIKSFEVDQTSLRGRGLIVEKIPVLNQQLTVQLVDRGKDWGSDQRGGAHHAAAQMRADCRA, from the coding sequence GTGGCTGGTGCCAGAGGCCGGACCCCGAGCGGGGCGCGGGAGGCCCGCGACACGCCGGCAGGACGCGTCTCCCTCCTCTCCCGAACCGGAAAGATCCTGCTGGTCGGCGGAGTTGTGCTGATGGCACTCACCATGGTGGTCACGGCGGTCTCGCTGTACGGAGGCGACTCGGAACGGGCCGGGGCGGACGCGTCCGGCGGTGACTCCGACTCCGGCTTCGACTTCGACCGCGGCGACTTCGGCGGCGCCCCGCAGCGCATCGAGCCCACGGCGCTGCCCGGCGCCCCCTCCGAGTCACCGACGGGCTCGCCGTCGCCGAGCCCCGGCGGTTCCCAGGGCGAGAAGAAGCCGAAGCCCCCGCAGAACGTCCACCGCCCCTCGTACTCCGCCTGGGCGGGGCCCGGTTGCACCGGCGGCGGCAGCTACCAGGAGCGCGGCCGCTTCAGCGACGGCGACGACGGCTGGTACACGGTGTACACCGGCGGCCACAAGGGTGACGGCTGCGACGGCAGCTTCAGCGCGGTCCCCATGTCGGGCAGTCCGACCAAGGACAGCGGGGGCACGGCGACCTGGTCCTGGTACGTGGGCAGTGGATACGCGACCTGCTCGGTGTCCGTCGCCATACCCGAGAGCGAGCGCGACCGCGATGTGGCGGGCGATCCGACGACGTACACGGTGCTGGCCTATCCCGCCGACCAGGACAGCGCGATCAAGTCCTTCGAGGTCGACCAGACGTCACTGCGCGGCCGCGGCCTGATCGTGGAGAAGATCCCGGTCCTCAACCAGCAGCTCACGGTGCAGCTCGTGGACCGCGGCAAGGACTGGGGCAGCGACCAACGCGGGGGCGCACACCACGCGGCGGCCCAGATGAGAGCGGACTGCCGGGCCTGA
- a CDS encoding SDR family oxidoreductase, with the protein MLLKGKTVIVSGVGAGLGHQIAATVVRDGGNAVLGARTEVNLVKSAEEIDPGGTHTAHRATDITDEAQCDALAALAVERFGRIDAVIHVAAWDSYFGGLADADFETWHGVIDVNLLGTLRMTRACLPALKERGGSVVIIGTQSAVAAPSQVWQAAYAASKGALTSAMYSLARELGPDRIRVNTVLPGWMWGPPVQAYVQFTAHTEGVPEPEVLGRLTERMALPELATDGDVAEAAAFLASDRARAITGQSLLVNAGELMR; encoded by the coding sequence ATGTTGCTCAAGGGGAAGACCGTCATCGTCTCCGGGGTAGGGGCCGGTCTCGGCCATCAGATCGCCGCGACCGTCGTACGGGACGGGGGCAACGCGGTCCTCGGCGCGCGCACCGAGGTGAATCTCGTGAAGTCGGCCGAGGAGATCGACCCCGGCGGCACGCACACCGCGCACCGCGCCACGGACATCACCGACGAGGCCCAGTGCGACGCGCTGGCCGCGCTCGCCGTCGAGCGTTTCGGGCGGATCGACGCCGTCATCCATGTCGCTGCCTGGGACAGCTACTTCGGGGGTCTGGCGGACGCGGACTTCGAGACCTGGCACGGAGTCATCGATGTGAACCTGCTGGGCACACTGCGGATGACCCGCGCCTGCCTGCCGGCGCTCAAGGAGCGGGGCGGCTCGGTCGTCATCATCGGTACGCAGTCGGCGGTGGCCGCGCCCTCACAGGTGTGGCAGGCGGCGTACGCGGCGTCCAAGGGGGCGCTCACCTCGGCGATGTACTCGCTGGCGCGCGAGCTCGGCCCGGACCGGATCCGGGTGAACACAGTGCTGCCGGGCTGGATGTGGGGGCCGCCGGTGCAGGCGTACGTCCAGTTCACGGCACACACCGAGGGGGTGCCGGAGCCCGAGGTGCTCGGGCGGCTCACCGAGCGGATGGCACTGCCCGAACTGGCCACGGACGGCGACGTGGCGGAGGCCGCGGCCTTCCTCGCCTCCGACCGGGCCCGGGCGATCACGGGCCAGTCGCTTCTGGTCAACGCGGGCGAGTTGATGCGGTGA
- a CDS encoding helix-turn-helix domain-containing protein, with protein sequence MASNVNPTVRRRRLGQELRRLRELKGMTAEEVAERLLVSQSKISRLENGRRSISQRDVRDLCGVYEVEDHRIVDSLMQMAKDSRQQGWWHAFGDIPYSVYIGLETDAASLRVYESLIVPGLLQTREYAQAVIEGMWPEATPSEIDKRIQIRLKRQDRLTDPVNPLRFWAVIDEALLRRIVGNRQIMADQLRHLAQLSEQPHVTLQVLPYDVGAHPGMYGKFAILEFQEAMDASVVYLEGVTSDLYLEKANDVQSYAVMYEHLRAKALSAEQSREFIHKVAESCCS encoded by the coding sequence GTGGCGTCCAACGTCAACCCCACCGTCAGGCGACGCCGTTTGGGCCAGGAGTTGCGCCGGCTCCGGGAGCTCAAGGGCATGACGGCCGAAGAGGTGGCGGAGCGCCTGCTCGTCTCCCAGTCGAAGATCAGCCGCCTCGAGAACGGCCGCCGCTCGATCAGCCAGCGCGATGTCCGCGATCTGTGCGGCGTGTACGAGGTCGAGGACCACCGGATCGTCGACTCGCTGATGCAAATGGCCAAGGACTCGCGTCAGCAGGGCTGGTGGCACGCCTTCGGCGACATCCCGTACAGCGTCTACATCGGCCTGGAGACCGACGCGGCGAGCCTGCGGGTGTACGAATCACTGATCGTTCCCGGTCTGCTGCAGACCCGAGAGTACGCGCAGGCGGTAATCGAGGGGATGTGGCCCGAGGCCACACCCAGCGAGATCGACAAGCGCATTCAGATCCGCCTCAAGCGTCAGGATCGCCTCACGGATCCGGTCAACCCCCTGCGCTTCTGGGCGGTGATCGATGAAGCACTGCTGCGACGCATCGTCGGCAATCGGCAGATCATGGCTGACCAACTCAGACATCTTGCACAGTTGAGCGAACAGCCGCACGTCACGCTGCAGGTATTGCCGTACGACGTCGGGGCGCATCCCGGCATGTACGGCAAGTTCGCCATCCTTGAGTTTCAGGAAGCGATGGACGCCAGCGTCGTCTACCTGGAGGGAGTCACCAGCGACCTCTACCTGGAGAAGGCCAACGACGTCCAGAGCTACGCCGTGATGTACGAGCACCTGCGGGCCAAGGCGTTGAGCGCCGAGCAGTCCCGCGAGTTCATTCACAAAGTAGCGGAAAGCTGCTGCTCGTGA
- a CDS encoding DUF397 domain-containing protein yields the protein MLIRHDALTEWTKSSYSAVNGDCVEVRAGDRRTVAVRDSKNPHSGILDFSAGTWSAFILDLSRTTPPGH from the coding sequence ATGCTGATTCGGCATGACGCGCTGACGGAATGGACCAAGTCCTCGTACTCCGCCGTCAACGGAGATTGCGTGGAGGTCAGGGCAGGGGATCGCCGTACAGTCGCGGTCCGCGATTCCAAGAATCCTCACAGCGGAATTCTCGACTTCAGTGCGGGGACGTGGTCGGCGTTCATCCTGGACCTCAGCCGAACCACGCCCCCCGGTCACTGA
- a CDS encoding sodium:solute symporter family protein — MNSLDWTVLIGYFGVMVAIGLWSHKRVDNVSDFFTAGGKMPWWLSGISHHMSGYSAVMFTGYAGIAYKYGVTSFVTWSLPIAIGIFIGAKLFAPRLNRLRSKLHVASPLEYLKNRYNLKTQQALAWSGLLLKIVDVGAKWAAIATLLSVFTGISLNQGILITGIITGIYCTIGGLWADALTELGQFIIQLLAGLAMLIAVMGKLDGFSTLWTVWDKPELQGHADATAGPYTVTFLLAFLFIKTFEYNGGMWNQAQRYMATANAREATRSARLSAILWFVWPLVLFFPMWCAPLLIEAKKPDASDSYALMTEQLLPHGLLGLVIVGFFSHTMAMCSSDANAISAVFTRDIAPVLSKKARSWSERAGLIAARLSTISFLALSMAIATQVNSPTFKDIITVVIKWVAGLMGPIAIPFMLGLLRTFRKSGPTAALTSWAAGLIAFFFLNYEIDGTARTDVALQYQVSVPLAISLVLYISIGFLKPEDTPERDAVIARINTDDDGPDSGLAARAVPAPAEPADAKVLGREGADG, encoded by the coding sequence ATGAACAGTCTCGACTGGACCGTGCTCATCGGTTACTTCGGTGTGATGGTCGCGATCGGCCTCTGGTCGCACAAGCGCGTTGACAACGTCAGCGACTTCTTCACCGCCGGCGGCAAGATGCCATGGTGGCTCTCAGGCATCTCGCACCACATGTCCGGCTACAGCGCGGTGATGTTCACCGGATACGCGGGCATCGCCTACAAGTACGGTGTCACGTCCTTCGTGACCTGGTCCCTCCCGATCGCCATCGGCATCTTCATCGGCGCCAAGCTCTTCGCGCCGCGCCTGAACCGGCTGCGGTCCAAGCTCCATGTCGCCTCGCCGCTCGAATACCTGAAGAACCGGTACAACCTGAAGACGCAGCAGGCCCTGGCCTGGTCCGGCCTGCTGCTGAAGATCGTGGACGTCGGCGCCAAATGGGCCGCCATCGCCACCCTGCTCTCCGTCTTCACCGGCATCTCGCTCAACCAGGGCATCCTGATCACCGGCATCATCACCGGCATCTACTGCACGATCGGCGGCCTCTGGGCCGACGCCCTGACCGAGCTGGGGCAGTTCATCATCCAGCTGCTGGCCGGGCTCGCGATGCTCATCGCGGTCATGGGCAAGCTCGACGGCTTCAGCACGCTGTGGACGGTCTGGGACAAGCCGGAGCTCCAGGGCCACGCCGACGCGACCGCCGGACCGTACACGGTCACGTTCCTGCTGGCGTTCCTCTTCATCAAGACCTTCGAGTACAACGGCGGCATGTGGAACCAGGCGCAGCGCTACATGGCGACCGCCAACGCCCGCGAGGCCACCCGCTCGGCGCGGCTCTCCGCCATCCTGTGGTTCGTCTGGCCGCTGGTCCTCTTCTTCCCCATGTGGTGCGCGCCGCTGCTCATCGAGGCGAAGAAGCCGGACGCCTCCGACTCGTATGCGCTGATGACCGAGCAACTGCTGCCGCACGGTCTGCTGGGCCTGGTCATCGTGGGCTTCTTCTCGCACACCATGGCCATGTGCTCCTCCGACGCCAACGCCATCTCCGCGGTCTTCACCCGGGACATCGCACCGGTGCTCTCCAAGAAGGCCAGAAGCTGGTCGGAGCGGGCCGGGCTGATCGCGGCCCGGCTGTCGACGATCTCCTTCCTGGCGCTGTCGATGGCCATCGCGACGCAGGTCAACTCGCCCACCTTCAAGGACATCATCACCGTCGTGATCAAGTGGGTGGCGGGTCTGATGGGCCCGATCGCGATTCCGTTCATGCTGGGTCTGCTGCGTACGTTCCGTAAGTCGGGACCGACCGCGGCGCTCACCAGCTGGGCGGCGGGCCTTATCGCCTTCTTCTTCCTCAACTACGAGATCGACGGTACGGCCAGGACCGATGTGGCCCTGCAGTACCAGGTCTCCGTACCGCTCGCGATCTCGCTGGTGCTCTACATCTCGATCGGCTTCCTCAAGCCGGAGGACACCCCCGAGCGGGACGCGGTCATCGCCCGGATCAACACGGACGACGACGGTCCCGACTCGGGGCTCGCCGCCCGGGCCGTGCCGGCGCCGGCGGAGCCCGCCGACGCGAAGGTGCTGGGCCGCGAGGGCGCGGACGGCTGA
- a CDS encoding MFS transporter → MTTAEPTQADGSSPDTGLRIRPPLPGPGPESAADPGPLADLRDRLTRHPVLLTTALAALTHLLWFFFLANSGGDIAAQDAWAEFVGRHPDSAYNLAWYGGMHPVSYSVVSPYLMSLLGVRSTMMIAGTVSAALTALILVRVRAVRNPVACSFAVIFAFFCNALSGRVTFGLGMMFALGAVAAVFCWPYRWRHKRWAKAAVAAPLAGLATASSPVAGLFLGVVAAALFLNKRRPGAYAVGVAPVLVVALSAWLFPFSGTQPMSFWSTSLPFLFGVLVLVLVPKEWRTVRTGAAVYSVGTLLTWVFESQIGSNVSRLPMLFAGVVLLAALPYNVPSSRKWYALVIAFLGLNFWIGFKGVDDMVRTAPTASWNRELAPLVDRLQGLRAERGRVEVVPASSHREASALAPYVNLARGWNRQADMKRNPLFYDEEKTLTSGGYRAWLDRWAVHYVVLPKGAPDSSGAKQEAELVRAGQPYLTRLWGDGNWQLFAVKNPMPLADPPAAVEHAGAGELTIQVRTAGRVLIRVPYSPWLSIVDEQGKKVKGPQETDESKARSSGRKTFVNPNGCLLKAQKDVDGDEWTELLAPAPGLYRLAAPYQLPRGTACPDELR, encoded by the coding sequence GTGACCACCGCTGAGCCGACACAGGCGGACGGCAGCAGCCCCGACACCGGGCTGCGAATACGCCCGCCCCTGCCCGGCCCCGGTCCGGAATCCGCTGCCGACCCCGGTCCCCTCGCCGATCTCCGCGACCGGCTCACGCGTCACCCCGTGCTCCTCACGACCGCACTCGCCGCGCTCACCCATCTGCTCTGGTTCTTCTTCCTGGCGAACAGCGGCGGCGACATCGCGGCCCAGGACGCCTGGGCCGAGTTCGTCGGCCGGCACCCCGACTCCGCGTACAACCTCGCCTGGTACGGCGGAATGCACCCGGTCTCGTACAGCGTCGTCTCGCCGTATCTGATGTCGCTGCTCGGCGTCCGCTCGACGATGATGATCGCCGGTACGGTCTCGGCCGCCCTGACCGCGCTGATCCTGGTCCGCGTCCGCGCCGTCCGTAATCCCGTTGCCTGCTCGTTCGCCGTAATCTTCGCCTTCTTCTGCAACGCGCTCTCGGGCCGGGTGACCTTCGGTCTCGGCATGATGTTCGCCCTCGGCGCGGTCGCCGCGGTCTTCTGCTGGCCGTACCGCTGGCGCCACAAACGCTGGGCGAAGGCGGCCGTCGCGGCACCGCTCGCCGGGCTGGCCACCGCGTCGAGCCCGGTCGCCGGGCTCTTCCTCGGCGTCGTCGCGGCGGCGCTGTTCCTGAACAAGCGCCGCCCCGGTGCGTACGCCGTCGGCGTCGCCCCGGTCCTGGTCGTGGCGCTCTCCGCCTGGTTGTTCCCCTTCTCCGGTACGCAGCCGATGTCGTTCTGGTCGACCTCGTTGCCGTTCCTCTTCGGAGTCCTTGTCCTCGTCCTCGTACCGAAGGAGTGGCGCACCGTCCGCACCGGCGCGGCCGTCTACAGCGTCGGCACCCTGCTCACCTGGGTGTTCGAGTCCCAGATCGGGTCGAACGTGTCCCGTCTCCCGATGCTCTTCGCGGGCGTGGTGCTGCTTGCCGCGCTGCCGTACAACGTGCCGAGTTCCCGCAAGTGGTACGCGCTCGTGATCGCCTTCCTGGGCCTGAACTTCTGGATCGGCTTCAAGGGCGTCGACGACATGGTGCGTACGGCCCCGACGGCATCCTGGAACCGTGAGCTCGCGCCGCTGGTCGACCGGCTCCAGGGGCTCCGCGCGGAGCGTGGCCGGGTCGAGGTCGTGCCCGCCAGCAGCCACCGGGAGGCGTCCGCCCTCGCTCCGTACGTCAATCTGGCCCGCGGCTGGAACCGGCAGGCGGACATGAAGCGCAATCCGCTCTTCTACGACGAGGAGAAGACGCTGACCTCGGGCGGCTACCGCGCTTGGCTGGACCGGTGGGCGGTCCACTATGTCGTGCTGCCGAAGGGGGCGCCGGACTCCAGCGGCGCGAAGCAGGAGGCGGAACTGGTGCGTGCGGGCCAGCCGTATCTGACCCGGCTCTGGGGTGACGGGAACTGGCAGCTGTTCGCGGTGAAGAACCCGATGCCGCTGGCCGACCCGCCGGCCGCTGTGGAGCACGCGGGCGCGGGTGAGCTCACGATCCAGGTGAGGACGGCGGGCCGGGTGCTGATCCGGGTCCCCTACTCGCCGTGGCTGAGCATCGTCGACGAGCAGGGCAAGAAGGTGAAGGGCCCGCAGGAGACGGACGAGTCGAAGGCGCGTTCGAGCGGGCGCAAGACCTTCGTCAATCCCAACGGCTGTCTGCTGAAGGCACAGAAGGACGTGGACGGCGACGAGTGGACCGAACTGCTCGCGCCCGCACCGGGTTTGTACCGCTTGGCTGCTCCGTACCAGCTACCGCGCGGTACGGCCTGTCCCGACGAACTCCGCTGA